In the Setaria italica strain Yugu1 chromosome VI, Setaria_italica_v2.0, whole genome shotgun sequence genome, one interval contains:
- the LOC101785029 gene encoding L10-interacting MYB domain-containing protein-like, whose translation MGDKADWGDTFLRHLIDACKEEIEAGNRPMGIFTTTGWKNVVSKFAEKSGDTRTKQQLKNKLDLLKKEYVTFMEFKNCATGLGWDEAKQTIDCSDEWWDEHLARCNNREKGIKCHHIKFRKQGPKFLDDLHILFGKAHVTGSSASCPGDISSDEASDDNVDEVVKPTQKDMTVNLGKRKRKGTSIGVEEKDEKSPFFRLYKSTCLKIEWMIHWEMWLKEGKKDYYC comes from the exons ATGGGTGATAAGGCGGATTGGGGTGATACTTTTTTAAGGCATTTGATTGATGCttgcaaagaagagattgaagcagggaataggccgatgggaattttcactactaccggttggaagaacgttgtttccaagtttgcagaAAAATCCGGTGATACGAGAACAAAAcaacaattgaagaacaagttagatctTCTGAAAAAGGAGTATGTCACGtttatggagttcaagaatTGTGCAACTGGTCTTGGATGGGATGAGGCAAAACAAACTATTGACTGCTCAGATGAATGGTGGGACGAACACCTTGCT AGATGCAACAATCGTGAGAAAGGAATCAAATGCCACCATATAAAGTTTCGAAAACAAGGACCCAAGTTCCTCGATGACCTGCATATCTTGTTTGGCAAGGCACATGTAACTGGGTCTTCTGCATCCTGTCCTGGAGATATATCATCCGATGAGGCAAGTGATGATAATGTGGATGAGGTAGTGAAACCTACGCAGAAGGATATGACAGTGAacctaggaaaaaggaaacgCAAGGGTACCTCTATTGGtgttgaagagaaggatgagaagagcccattctttcgtttgtacaagtccacttgtttgaagataga ATGGATGATACATTGGGAGATGTGGCTAAAGGAGGGCAAAAAGGACTACTACTGCTAG